From Streptomyces sp. SAI-135:
CGTCCTTGAGGTGGGGCAGCGTGATGTGCCAGAACTGCTTGACGGTGCTGGCCCCGTCGACCTCCGCGGCCTCGTACAGGTCCTTGGAGACGGACTGGAGGTCGGCGAGGATGAGGATCGCGAAGAAGGGGACTCCGCGCCACAGGTCGGCGACGACCGCCGCCGAGAAGACGGTGGAGGTGTCCGAGAGCCAGCTGGTGCCGTAGGAGCCGATGCCCATGTCGGCGAGGTAACGGGTGATGCCTGTCTGGGAGTTGTAGAGCAGCACCCAGATCGCGGAGGTCAGCACTCCGGACACGGCCCACGGGGAGAAGACGAGCGCGCGGCCCACCGCCCGGCCCACGAAGGTCTGGTTGACGATCAGCGCGAGGGCCAGCCCGAACAGCAGCTGGAGTCCGACCTCGACGAAGACCCACTTGGCGCTGAAGGTCAGCGTGTCCCAGAACTGGGGGTCCTCGGTGAAGATCTGGACGAAGTTGTCGAAGCCCGCGTAGCCGTTCCGCCACGGCTTGGTGGGGTTGTAGTTCTGCAGGCTGTAGTAGAAGACGCTGATCACCGGGTAGGCGATGAAGCCCAGCATCAGCAGGGCCGCCGGTGCGATCAGCAGGTACGGCAGTCTGCGCGGCGTGGCGGAGGCACGGCGTCGCCGGGGTGGCGCGGGCGGTGTCGCCACGGCTGCGGCTTGGGCCATGACAGGGTCTCCGTTCTCGGTACGTCTTGCGTTCGTGGTGCGGTAAGCGCTTTCTCGCTGTGCGTGGGGCGCCACTTGGGGGTGCATGGCGTGTGCGGCGTGCGTGGTGGCTGGGCGCGCAGTCCCCCGCGCCCCTGGGTGGGCAGTCAGCCTGCGTACGGGTCCGGGACCTTGCCTTGCCTTGCAAGGAACTCGAAGTCGCAGCCGGTGTTCGCCTGGGTGATCTGTTCGTTGTAGAGCGCCCCGTAGCCACGCTCGTAGCGGGTGGGCGGCGGCGTCCACTCCGCCCTCCTGCGCTCCAACTCCTGCTCGTCCACGTCGAGTTGGAGGGTGCGGGCTTCGACGTCCAGGGTGATCGTGTCGCCCGTGCGGACCAGGGCCAGCGGACCTCCGACGTACGACTCCGGGGCCACATGGAGTACGCAGGTGCCGTAACTCGTGCCGCTCATACGGGCGTCGGAGATGCGGACCATGTCCCGCACGCCCTGCTTGAGCAGGTGGTCCGGGATCGGGAGCATGCCGTACTCGGGCATGCCCGGGCCGCCCTTGGGGCCGGCGTTGCGCAGCACCAGGACGCTGTCGGCGGTGATGTTCAGCGCCGGGTCGTTGATGGTGCGTTGCATGGACCTGTAGTCGTCGAAGACGACCGCGGTGCCGGTGTGCTTGAGCAGGTGGGGCTCGGCGGAGATGTGCTTGATGACGGCGCCGTCGGGACAGAGGTTGCCGCGCAGGACGGCGACCCCGCCCTCGCTCGCGACCGGGTTGTCCCGGGTGCGGATGACGTCGTCGTCGTGCACCTCGGCGCCCTCGATCTGCTCGCCCAGGGTGCCGTTGACGGTCGGCCGGTCCAGGTGGAGCAGGTCGGTG
This genomic window contains:
- a CDS encoding sugar ABC transporter permease; its protein translation is MAQAAAVATPPAPPRRRRASATPRRLPYLLIAPAALLMLGFIAYPVISVFYYSLQNYNPTKPWRNGYAGFDNFVQIFTEDPQFWDTLTFSAKWVFVEVGLQLLFGLALALIVNQTFVGRAVGRALVFSPWAVSGVLTSAIWVLLYNSQTGITRYLADMGIGSYGTSWLSDTSTVFSAAVVADLWRGVPFFAILILADLQSVSKDLYEAAEVDGASTVKQFWHITLPHLKDAIILSTLLRAVWEFNNVDLLYTLTGGGPAGETTTLPLYIANTSVDAHNFGYASALTTVAFVILLFCSMVYLRLSKFGGGSK